The sequence ATGTCTGTTTTTATGTCTTCTATTTTTTAATGCAAAAAAACTTATTTACAATAAAGACTTAATTGTAATGATTATCAATATACAATTATTGACTATGAACGTTGATGCATAAAGGATTTTGTTGAGTTAAATGTGAACGGAAAATCGTGGAGTACAGAGATAACAACGAAAAATGTCTTAAAAGTGACGGAACTTTGACAAAAAGGGTAGTATTATTTTTTTAGGTAGTGTATAATAGGTCTTGTAAGCCAGTTAAGGGTGTCATTAAAATTATTTTATTGGCTATCTATCCGACTAAAAAAGGAGAGACATAACATATGGTTACTTTATATACATCACCTAGTTGTACTTCATGCCGCAAAGCTCGTGCGTGGTTAGAAGAAAACAACATTACTTATACAGAAAGAAATATTTTTTCTGAACCTTTATCTATTCCTGAGATTAAATCAATTTTGCGGATGACGGAAGATGGAACAGAAGAAATCATTTCTACTAGATCAAAGGTCTTTCAAGAATTAGATGTTGATTTAGATGATTTACCTCTTCAAAACTTGTTTGATTTAATTCAAGTAAATCCTGGGCTTTTACGTCGACCAATCATGTTAGATGATAAAAGATTGCAAGTAGGATACAATGAAGATGAAATTCGACGCTTTTTACCTAGAGAAGTTCGTGCGCTTGAATTACAGCATGCACAAAAAATCGTTGGGTATTAAATTTGAGAGAATGATTTAATAGAGTCTGGAACAGAATTGCTTTTAAGTAATTCTATTCCAGGCTTTTCCGTATTTATTAAACTAATAAACTAAACAGAGTTAATAAATGCAAAGTATTTTTTTGCTTGTTTAAAAGTGGGATTGGGCCTGCTTTAATTAATGAGAGCTCGTAAGAAGAGGATCTCTCGAAGCAGCTATTTTTTTCGGACACTTTTATCTTTACATTTAATATATTTGCTTTAAAATAGTTAGTATAAATAGTTCTTGCGATTATTTGAAGATAACCGCAGAAATGAAGAAATGAGGTGTAGGACTATGGAAATGGAACACATAAATGAAAATACAATCCGTGTACTCATTGGAAATGCTGATTTGGAAGAAAGAGGCATAACCTTTTTAGATCTTTTAGGGAATCATAAACAGATTGAAGAATTCTTTTACAGTATTTTGGAAGAAGTCGACGTGGATGAACAGTTCCATGAATCTGATGCAATTACATTTCAGGTTTTACCTAATGGCAGTGGTTTAGAATTGTTCATTAGTAAAGGTGGTCCATTAAGCGAAGATATTGACTTTTCTTCAGCATCTGATAATTTTGGTTCAGGAGATTTTTCACAGTTGATAAAAAAACAATTAGTTCAAGATGGACAAACAGATAACGTAGAAAATTATTTAGGCAATCCAAATAAAGAAATTGAAGAAGTTGTCTTGCGTTTCAATCAATTCGAAGACATGGTTTCACTATCAAAAAGATTGTATCTAGACAATGCAGCATCGAATCTTTATTTATATAAAGGCGATTATTTCTTGCATTTAGTTTTCTTTGTTGAAGAGATGATTGAACGAAGCGTTGATGAAGAGGTTTCTTTAGCACTTGAATTTGCTGAAAAGACTCCCATTACTCATGGTGTGTTGACTGAGCATGGACAATTGATCATGGAAAACAGCGCACTAGAGTTAACACGTTACTATTTCAAATAAGTATATAGGTGAAGGAACTAAGAGACGGAAAGCCTCTTAGTTCCTTTTTTTGTTTGTTCTTTTTTAGAAACAGAAATTAGGCCATTCTGCGGATAGTTCAATAAACCTGAGGAATGGAAGTGATGTATATGTTAGTAGCGTTAAATCAAAAAAATCAACACGTTTATGCAGATAAGCTGAAAACAGAAAGGAGAACAAACACTAAAAAAGAAGAATATATCTGCCCTTGCTGCCAAGCACCGGTTTTTTTAAAACAAGGAAAATTAAAACAAGCTCATTTTGCCCATTATCATCAGACGACTTGCCAAGTATTTTCTGAAGGTGAGACAGAAGAACATCTATTAGGGAAAAAATTGCTGTTTGAGTGGTTTGTCAAACAAGGAGTTCCTTGTCAGTTAGAAGCCTATTTGCCGGGCTTAAAACAACGGCCAGATTTACTTGTTTGGTTAAATTCAAAGACTCCAATAGTCATTGAGTTTCAATGCAGCTCATTATCATCGGACAGAATGATCGAACGAACAGAAGGCTATCAGAACAACCAGTATGAAGTTTATTGGATTTTGGGATCAAAATTTAAATTTACACAAAAACTTACTTCGTTTCAGCGTTTATTTATGAAAAAAAATAAAACATATGGTTATTACCTTTATAGTTTAGATGTTTACCAACGACAGTTGCATTTAATTTCTAATATCCATCAAAAAAAAGTGTCACAGCAAGTAGCATGTGAAAAGACAACATTTAAATCAGCAGGACATTTTTCTGATCTTTTTATGAAGCAAGCTATAGAAATAAAAATGGAATCACCTTTTTATTGTCGCCCACAAGAGACACTGAAGAAAGAACTGCTGCAGAGCCATCTGCTCTTGAATCGTAGGAGAAGATACCAAGAGCCTGAAATGGTAGCTTTTCAAAAATATATTTACCGCCATGGGCATTCGCTTGTTTCGTTGCCCAAGGAGGTGTATCTACCAGTTGAAAACAAAGTTGCCATTAAAACAATGCCTCATTTTTGGAAATATATCTTACTCGAATGGCTCGTTCAAAAAGAATTGAAAACTATTCTAACTAAGCAAGAAATTGACAATCAAATAAAAAGAATGATAGATAAGCAGCAGCTAGTGTTTTTTACAATGCCATTAGTCACTTTAAATGAGCAAATCGATTCCCTTTTACCATTCATTGAATCCTTAACTACTCAAGGAATTTTAGAAAAAATAACCAAAAAAGAGTGGCGGATAAAAGCTAAACCTTATTATTATCTAAATGAACAAGAAAAAATAAAAGACTTTTCTGGGACTAAAACGGCTATGGAGAACTGAAGAGGGAAAAAAACATCTCTTTTGGAAACTTTAATGTGTGGTTATTGCTTTAATACCTACCGTGTAATCATGAAAACATGATGAAAATAACTGTACTAACTCTTCTCCAGCCAAATAAAAATAGTGAAGATTCTTTATATTTCACTAATACATCCTAAAAAGCGACTCCATAAGGGGCACTCACATAAAAGAACCTTTATTTATGTGAAAGGTATGTTAAAATTAAAAAGTGATGAAAATTAGGAGGGATTAGTATGGAAGAATCAAAAAAATTACCAAAACGTGAAGAAGTCCCCGTAGCATTGACTTGGGATTTAAATGTTATTTTTGAGTCTGATGAAGCGTTTCATGCAGCCTATCAAGAATTGGAACAAAAGATAGCTGGAATAGCTGCATTTAAAGGGAGATTAACAGAAAGTGCTGAAACGTTCTTGCATTGTATTCAATATATTCTTGAAATTTCCAACGAGCTGGAAACGTTGTATGTTTACGCTCACTTAAAAAATGATCAAGATACAGCCAACGCCGTATATCAAGGAATGTACGACCGCGCTTCTTCACTAGCAACTAAAGCAGGAGAAGCAATTTCTTGGTTTGAACCTGAAGTATTAGAAATCCCAGAAGAAAAATTGTCTGGTTATTTAAAAGAAAACAAAGATTTAGTTATGTATCAACATTACATTGATCAATTGACAGCTTCTAGAAAACACATTCTGTCAGCTAATGAGGAAGCTCTCTTGGCAGGAGCAGGAGAAATTTTTGGAGCTTCAAGCCGGACCTTTAATGTTTTGAATAATGCTGACTTACAGTTTCCAGTAATCAAAGATGAGAACGGCGACGATATCCAATTATCGCACGGAGTCTATGGACAACTGATGGAAAGTATGAATCGTTCTGTACGTGAAGCTGCTTTTAAAAATTTATACCAAGTCTATCAGGGGTTGAACAATACCTTCGCTAGTACCTTGTCTTCGCATGTTAAATACCATAATTACAATGCAAAAGTGCATCATTACCAATCTGCACGTGAGAAAGCATTGGCAGCAAACCATATTCCTGAAACAGTATACGATACGTTATTAGAGGTTGTCGATGATAATCTGCCGCTGCTTCATCGTTATGTAGCTTTAAGAAAAGAACTATTAAACGTTGACGAATTGCATATGTACGATATGTATACGCCTATTACTGGAGAAGCAGGCATCAAGTTCACTTATGAAGACGCTAAAGAAACAACAATGGAAGCCTTAAAACCACTAGGAGAAGAATACCTAGCTGTGTTAGAGAAAGCTTTTCAAGAGCGTTGGATCGATGTTGTAGAGAATGCAGGCAAGCGTAGCGGTGCATACTCTTCAGGAGCTTATGAAACCAATCCCTATATTTTACTAAACTGGCACGATTCATTAAATCATTTATATACGTTAGTTCATGAACTGGGACATAGCGCGCATAGCTATTTTACTAGAGCAAACCAACCATATGTCTACGGAGATTATTCTATTTTCTTAGCTGAAATTGCTTCGACAACTAACGAAAATATCTTGACCGAATATTTATTAGAAACTCAAAAAGACCCTCAAGTGCGTGCTTATATCTTAAATCATTATTTAGATGGTTTTAAAGGAACTATTTTCCGGCAAACACAATTTGCTGAATTTGAGCATTTTATTCATGAAGAAACAGCAAAAGGCACACCTTTAACCAGTGATTTTTTAAATCAAGCTTATGGAAAATTGAATGCACGCTACTATGGTCCAGCAGTTGAAGAAGATTCTGAAATTGCATTTGAATGGTCGCGTATTCCTCATTTTTATTACAATTATTATGTTTACCAATATGCAACAGGGTTTTCAGCAGCAACAGCGTTAGCAGCCAAAATCTTAAAAGATGAAGAAGGTACATCATTAGAGAACTACCTGACTTATTTGAAATCAGGCAGTAGTGATTATCCGATTGAAGTCATGAAAAAAGCAGGAGTAGATATGACAGAAAAAAACTATATTCAAGAAGCGATGACTGTTTTTGAAACTAGGTTAAATGAGTTGGAGACGTTGATTGAAACGTTGAAGGCTTAAAGCTAGCGAATAAGAAAGCATAAAAAAGAACCTATATCCATGTACTGCTCCTAAAACTGTCAGTTTCGGGAATAGCATATGGATAGGTTCTTTTTTTTTGAATAACTATTATTTTTGCTTAAAGAACGTGCAGATGATTTTTCTTCACGACAGGCAATTGATTGGAAGCAATTGCAATCGGATTGCTTTCATAAACTTCTGAGCCTTGGGCACATAATTTTTCCAGTAAATCTACCGTAATGTATTCTTCAATCAAAAGTCCATGATCTTTGTGCTGGTCACTAAAGACTACACAAGAAGGAGTTGTAAGAATGTTCATTTCACGAGCAATTTTTTGGTCAGCTTCAAAAGCTGCTTTAGCAAATTCTGATTTCTTATCTTCTAAAAACATCGGGATATCTAAATTTGATTCATAAGCGATTTGTTGCAATAATTTTTGAGAGAAAGGGAGATTGTCAATAGTTAAAGCTTGCTGCATAGCCATTAAAAATACGCGGCCTTTTTTCTTGCCTTGCATACAAGCAGCCGAGTAAGCCAAACAAGCTTCATAAGTTTGAGAAAAAAGCTCGTTTCTTAAGTTTAGATCTTTTGCTGGCAATTCTAATGCCTTCATGTAATCAGAGAATGTCTTGAAATTGTGGACAGGAATAAAATGAAAATGAACTTTTTCTTCACAAGATTGTATAAAGTCCATTACCCCTTTTTCTGCTTGATAACAAACAGAACCGATGGGATTAATAAATAAATAAATCTCAATAACTTGTTTAAAATGATTCCCTTTTTCGGAATGCGTGGTTGAGAGCATAACAATTCACCTTAGCTTCATATATTTTTTTACGCGTGTTGCTCCTACCAGCAACATATATACCTTAACAAATATCTTTGAAAAAAAGTAACAAAAGAACTTATTTCTAAATGGGTACAAAACAAATTTGTAACAAATCTGCCACAAATTAAAATTCAATCCGTTATTGGAGAATTTAATGAGAAGGCTTCTAGCATTCTTACTATTTTATTTTTAGAAGGTCGTTTCATTAAATGATGCACTTCTAAAAAACGATTAAAGATTTGTTCTCCGCTATCTGCATCATGAGTTTCAAACTCTAATTCAAAATCCGTTTGTTCTCCATAAAAACTATGGTCTAAGACAAATAATCCATCTTTAGTTTCTTTTTCAAAACGTTTGGTTTTAAGTGAACCAATCAATTGAACACTATCAGGATCTACTTTTAAGCTTTGGAGTTTTTTGGCTACTGCCCCAGTTTGTAAAATGCTGTTTTTCGAAATCAATTCTTTAGCAGTTTTTAAAGACAGCGGGTCTGTTGTTTCTAGTAAATGGTCGCCTAAAGGAGTTTTAAGTGTTAATTCAGCAGAATTTGGCATGATACGGATTCTTAACCCGCATCTCAGGTGTTTTAAATCTTCATGAATTGTATCATAGTAATGATTTTCTTGAAAGAAAAAGCTCTTTTCTTTCGCTTGAAAATAAAGCAGCAGCTTTTGGTATTCGCTAGCCGTTAACATATTTTTGAATTCAATTTCTAGTTGTTCGCTCATGCTTATATTCGTCTCCTTATTCATTTTCGGTTATTAGGGTATGGATTAAGAACTTAATAGTAAAAGGCATCTATCTATGATACCATTTTTTATTTTCATCAGGGGATATTTCTTCTTTTAATACATATATGTTAAAATATACTTGTATGTATTAAATAAATGAAACCGTATTGAAATGACAGGTAAAGAAGGTATGATTGATGGAAGAAAACCAGAGTTGGGATGAGTTTTTAGTACCTTATCAACAAGCAGTGGAAGAATTAAAAATC is a genomic window of Carnobacterium sp. CP1 containing:
- a CDS encoding adaptor protein MecA; this encodes MEMEHINENTIRVLIGNADLEERGITFLDLLGNHKQIEEFFYSILEEVDVDEQFHESDAITFQVLPNGSGLELFISKGGPLSEDIDFSSASDNFGSGDFSQLIKKQLVQDGQTDNVENYLGNPNKEIEEVVLRFNQFEDMVSLSKRLYLDNAASNLYLYKGDYFLHLVFFVEEMIERSVDEEVSLALEFAEKTPITHGVLTEHGQLIMENSALELTRYYFK
- the pepF gene encoding oligoendopeptidase F; the encoded protein is MEESKKLPKREEVPVALTWDLNVIFESDEAFHAAYQELEQKIAGIAAFKGRLTESAETFLHCIQYILEISNELETLYVYAHLKNDQDTANAVYQGMYDRASSLATKAGEAISWFEPEVLEIPEEKLSGYLKENKDLVMYQHYIDQLTASRKHILSANEEALLAGAGEIFGASSRTFNVLNNADLQFPVIKDENGDDIQLSHGVYGQLMESMNRSVREAAFKNLYQVYQGLNNTFASTLSSHVKYHNYNAKVHHYQSAREKALAANHIPETVYDTLLEVVDDNLPLLHRYVALRKELLNVDELHMYDMYTPITGEAGIKFTYEDAKETTMEALKPLGEEYLAVLEKAFQERWIDVVENAGKRSGAYSSGAYETNPYILLNWHDSLNHLYTLVHELGHSAHSYFTRANQPYVYGDYSIFLAEIASTTNENILTEYLLETQKDPQVRAYILNHYLDGFKGTIFRQTQFAEFEHFIHEETAKGTPLTSDFLNQAYGKLNARYYGPAVEEDSEIAFEWSRIPHFYYNYYVYQYATGFSAATALAAKILKDEEGTSLENYLTYLKSGSSDYPIEVMKKAGVDMTEKNYIQEAMTVFETRLNELETLIETLKA
- a CDS encoding CYTH domain-containing protein, whose amino-acid sequence is MSEQLEIEFKNMLTASEYQKLLLYFQAKEKSFFFQENHYYDTIHEDLKHLRCGLRIRIMPNSAELTLKTPLGDHLLETTDPLSLKTAKELISKNSILQTGAVAKKLQSLKVDPDSVQLIGSLKTKRFEKETKDGLFVLDHSFYGEQTDFELEFETHDADSGEQIFNRFLEVHHLMKRPSKNKIVRMLEAFSLNSPITD
- the spxA gene encoding transcriptional regulator SpxA, which translates into the protein MVTLYTSPSCTSCRKARAWLEENNITYTERNIFSEPLSIPEIKSILRMTEDGTEEIISTRSKVFQELDVDLDDLPLQNLFDLIQVNPGLLRRPIMLDDKRLQVGYNEDEIRRFLPREVRALELQHAQKIVGY
- a CDS encoding DsbA family protein, which encodes MLSTTHSEKGNHFKQVIEIYLFINPIGSVCYQAEKGVMDFIQSCEEKVHFHFIPVHNFKTFSDYMKALELPAKDLNLRNELFSQTYEACLAYSAACMQGKKKGRVFLMAMQQALTIDNLPFSQKLLQQIAYESNLDIPMFLEDKKSEFAKAAFEADQKIAREMNILTTPSCVVFSDQHKDHGLLIEEYITVDLLEKLCAQGSEVYESNPIAIASNQLPVVKKNHLHVL
- a CDS encoding competence protein CoiA, whose amino-acid sequence is MYMLVALNQKNQHVYADKLKTERRTNTKKEEYICPCCQAPVFLKQGKLKQAHFAHYHQTTCQVFSEGETEEHLLGKKLLFEWFVKQGVPCQLEAYLPGLKQRPDLLVWLNSKTPIVIEFQCSSLSSDRMIERTEGYQNNQYEVYWILGSKFKFTQKLTSFQRLFMKKNKTYGYYLYSLDVYQRQLHLISNIHQKKVSQQVACEKTTFKSAGHFSDLFMKQAIEIKMESPFYCRPQETLKKELLQSHLLLNRRRRYQEPEMVAFQKYIYRHGHSLVSLPKEVYLPVENKVAIKTMPHFWKYILLEWLVQKELKTILTKQEIDNQIKRMIDKQQLVFFTMPLVTLNEQIDSLLPFIESLTTQGILEKITKKEWRIKAKPYYYLNEQEKIKDFSGTKTAMEN